Proteins co-encoded in one Methanosarcinales archaeon Met12 genomic window:
- a CDS encoding 30S ribosomal protein S8e: MRWQGESTRRKTGGRLKLARGKKKHEMGREVTESHIGEIRRKKVRVRGGGIKMRVLRSDVANVTDPKTGETKVAKIETVEANPANQHYVRRNILTKGAIIRTELGKVRITSRPGQDGMVNAVLVE; encoded by the coding sequence ATGAGATGGCAGGGTGAATCAACGCGCAGGAAGACGGGCGGTCGGTTGAAACTGGCGAGAGGCAAGAAAAAGCACGAGATGGGCCGTGAGGTTACAGAGTCCCACATCGGCGAGATTCGGCGAAAGAAAGTACGCGTCAGAGGAGGCGGCATCAAGATGCGTGTTCTCCGGAGTGACGTTGCCAATGTCACAGACCCCAAGACAGGCGAGACGAAAGTAGCCAAGATTGAAACAGTAGAGGCAAATCCCGCAAACCAGCACTACGTTCGCCGTAATATTCTGACCAAGGGCGCAATAATACGAACTGAGTTAGGCAAAGTAAGGATAACCAGTCGACCAGGACAGGACGGCATGGTGAATGCTGTACTGGTTGAGTAG
- the mvaD gene encoding diphosphomevalonate decarboxylase — protein sequence MKATAIAHPMQALLKYHGLIDKELRIPFHDSISVNVDALHTKTTVEFGDFEQDIVMMNGKEMVEGGAALRRCLRVIDRVRELAELTERCRAVSENSLSYSEAKGLGFSSAGGAALAGAAFKAANLDERYGWDLKIISRIARRLAGSASRSVAGEYARWYTGKDDESSYAEKIATKSDLDMGILIVPVPSDIRTEDVHSDVTTSPFFEARIKSANMRIGEMETAIKAGNLEKVAHLVEIDSLELHGLTMTGKHGLIAYKPESIQVITEVRKMRQEGIPAYFSMQTGPSVFINTYPERIPEVQERIGSLGLKTIRTGIGDGVRIV from the coding sequence AGTATCACGGCCTTATAGATAAAGAATTGCGAATTCCGTTCCACGACAGCATCTCCGTCAATGTCGATGCACTCCATACAAAGACGACGGTAGAGTTTGGCGATTTCGAGCAGGACATCGTTATGATGAACGGTAAAGAGATGGTGGAAGGGGGAGCGGCACTCCGGAGATGTCTGAGGGTCATAGATAGGGTACGGGAATTGGCAGAGCTCACAGAGAGATGCAGGGCAGTATCTGAGAACAGTTTAAGTTATAGTGAGGCGAAAGGTTTGGGCTTCTCATCGGCTGGTGGAGCCGCACTTGCAGGAGCCGCATTTAAGGCAGCGAACCTGGACGAGAGATATGGATGGGACCTTAAAATCATATCCAGAATAGCGAGGAGGCTCGCCGGGTCCGCATCCAGAAGTGTCGCAGGCGAATATGCGCGCTGGTATACTGGAAAAGACGATGAAAGTTCGTATGCAGAAAAGATAGCCACCAAATCTGATTTGGATATGGGAATACTGATAGTTCCAGTACCTTCAGATATCCGAACAGAAGATGTGCATTCGGATGTAACCACATCGCCGTTCTTCGAGGCACGTATCAAGAGCGCCAATATGCGAATCGGAGAAATGGAAACCGCAATCAAAGCAGGTAATCTGGAAAAGGTTGCGCATTTGGTAGAAATAGACTCACTTGAATTACACGGACTGACGATGACAGGAAAACATGGGTTGATTGCATATAAACCAGAGAGCATTCAGGTTATCACAGAGGTCAGAAAGATGCGCCAAGAGGGCATTCCAGCGTATTTTTCGATGCAAACAGGACCATCGGTGTTCATCAATACCTATCCAGAGCGCATACCAGAGGTACAGGAGCGGATAGGCTCCTTGGGGCTTAAGACCATTCGTACAGGGATTGGAGATGGGGTTAGGATAGTATAA